Sequence from the Ereboglobus luteus genome:
GCATTTGTTTCATCAGATGCGTCCGTCGATTGAGAATTGAAACTGCACGGCGTGCTGCACGGTGCGCACCACGTCGAACACGCTGGAGAGTTGAGCGCGCTCGATTTTAGTGAGCGTGGAGGGATCGAGGGTGCGGCCCGAGTCGCCGCGGCGCAGGCCGTTGAGCGTGCGCAGGCCGAGGAGGAAGTCGTAGGCGTCGCGCGCAAGGGAGGCGAGTTCGGCGCGCTCGGGCACGACGCGGCGAAGCTCCTCCCAGCGCCCGCCGGTCGAGTAGCGGCGGTTGAGTTTGTAGTGGAGCGAGAAGAGGCGCGCGGCGTCGCGAAGCGGTCCCATGCCGCGGTTTTTCAGGTCGAACTCGCTGCTGCCGCCAACGCCGAGTTTTTCGATGACGAAGCGGCCGATGAAATTGAGCGGGGGCGTGTTGTCCACGATCGTTTGCGCGAGGCGGCGCTGGAGCGGGGTGTCGGCGGAGGCGGTTGCGAAAATCCTTTCGCGGAGCCTGTCGCAGAGCGCGCGGTCGCCGGCGACGTGGCGCAGGTCGTAGAGGATGGTGGCGCGCAGGAGCCCGTCGCCGTCGATGTCGGCATTGAAGGAGGCGATCTCGTCGAGCCACTCGTTCGTCGTGCGGCACCAGCGCGGGTTGAGCGCCATGACGCCGCCCTGGCAGCGGGCGAAGCCGGCGGCGACAAGCTTGTCGATCACGCGCGCGGCGAGGCGCGTGAAAATGGCGCGCGCGGCCTCGTCCTCCTCCTGTGTTTTCGAGGGGGCGAAGACGATGGCGTTGTCCATGTCGGTGCGCAGGATCTGCTCGCGGCGCCCGTCGCTGCCGACCGACATCCACGCCCACGCCACGCCGCGCGGAAGCGAGACGCCCTCGCCCTGCAGCTCGTCGGTGGAGAGGTCGACCAGGCGTTGCGTGAGCTCGTCGTAAAGCTCGGCGCAGATTTGGCCGACGTAGATGGCGGAGACACCGGCGTCGAGGTAGCTGCGGGCGATGTTCTCGATCTCGTCGCAAAGTTCGCGGAAGCGCGCGTTTGACTTGGCGAAACGGATTTCGCGCAACAGCCCCGCGGGATGGTGGCCGGTTTGCGCGAGCAGGTCCTTGTGCGTGCAGACGTCGAGCGCCTTGGTGTTGGGCGTGCCGTCCTCGGTGACGCAAACCTGCCCGATGCGTTCGCGGAGCATGATCAGCATCGCGGCGGTGGCGCTGGAGTTGGGCGAGACGGTGCAGACGGGCTTCGCCATGATGCGCGAGACGGGCTCGGTTTTGGGCATTCCGTCAACGACGACGTTTTTGACGAGCGCGTTGCTGCTGACGATGCCGAGCGGGCGGCGTTCGGAATCGACAACGAGAATCGACGGCACGCGTTTCGCTGAAATGAGCGCGGCGGCCCGCCCGATCTCGGCGTCGGGGCCGCACGTGAGCAGGCGCTCGATCGGGCGCGGCTGGATGATTTGCGCGCCGTCGAGATGCGACTGGAGGATGTTTTTTGCGCGGCCCGCCATGTGCGATTCGGTCGGTTCGTCCGAGTAGTGAATCTGGCTGCCGACACGCACGGCCCAGGAGAGGTGGCGGCGCACATAGTTTCGCGCCTCGTCGTTTTTTTCGAGCATCGCGCGGAGCATCGCCCACGAAAGGCTGTAGAGCATGGAGTCCTCGACTGCCTGCGCGCTTACGCGATTGGCCTCGTTGCGCACCAGCGCGCTCAGTCCGAGCACGTCGCCGACATCGCGCACATCGACTCGCTCGGACTGCCCCTCGTTGTCCCAGATATATTCGACGCGGCCCTGCGCAAGAAAGAGCACCTCGCCGGAGGGGTTGGCGCCCTGCCTCCAAATGTAGTCGCCCATCGGCACGACCCAGACGTCGGCCTCGGCGGCGAGCTCGGCGACAGACTCCGCGGGCAGCATGGAAAAGGGAGGAAAGCGCATCAGCGCGTCGGCGATGCGTCCGGGAATCATGTTTTTCGGCGCGGACATGGATTGATGAATGCGCGAAGCAAAAGCCAACTTCCCCTCAAACGCGAGCCTGCGAATTGCGCCGCACCCCGCAATCGCACCGCGGCGCAAGGGGCCGCATTTTTTTGATTTCTTCACCAAGACATTCTCGCGCATCGCGTTCTTTTTGCGCACGCTCGCCAGCCGTGCCGTCAGAGAATCACAGTTTTGAGTTCGAGGCAGTGGATGATCCGCGCGCGCTTGCGCCGCTTTATTTCATCGCATCGCTTGCGCTGGGTGACTGCAAAACCGATGTCGCTTTGCAAAAAATCCTCGACTGTGTGACGGGCGCCTTTGGCGCCACATCGGGTTACATTGCGCTGCTCGACCCGGACACGGGCAGGCTCGAAATCGAGGTGCAAAAAAACATGCCGGACGGCGCGCGCGAGTTTGCGCTGCGCCCCGGGCAGGGCGTCACCGGCTGGGTGTTTGCCCACGCCGTGCCGCGCCTCGTGCCCGACACAAAAGCCGAGCCGCGCCACATATCGATCCGCCCCGGGGCGCGTTGCGTGATGGCCGCGCCGCTCGGCGACGGCGAGGGGCGCGTGACCGGCATCATCAACATCGATCACGACAAGCGCGGCGCGTTCAACGAAAACGATCTCGCATTTTTCGCGCGGCTCGCGCGCGAGGCGGCCGCGGTGATCACTCGGCTCTGGCAGCTCGGGCAACTGCGCGGCAAGGCGCGGCAACTTGAGTCATTGATTGGCATTGGCCGGACGCTCGTGGCGAAAGTCGAGCAACACGAATTGTTCGCCGCGCTCGCGCGCGACACGCAGGCGATCACCCAAAACTATGCGAGCGCGCTTTATCTTTACCAGCCGGCGCGCGACTCGGTGACGCTCGCCGCGTTTTCGTCGCCGGGGCGGCGGCCCGGGCTTCCGCCAAGCGAGATTCCGCTCGATTCGTCGCTTGTCGCGTCGGTCATTCGCACGCGCCGCCAGTTGGATTTTGCAAACATCCGCGGCCCCGACTATCTCGCCCTCGACGACATTCCGCGCGACACCGGCCTGCACTCCGCGCTCGCGTCGCCAATGATCTGCGAGGGTGAGTTGCTGGGCGTGCTCGCGGTTTTTACGGATCGCGCGCACCGGTTCAGCAACGACGAGAAGCGTATGCTCGACGTGCTCGCGAGCCTTGGCGCGGTGGCGTTGCAAAACGCGAGGCTTTATTCGCGTGTGTTCCAGGGCGAGGCGTTGCTGCGCAAAAACGAACAGCTCACCACGCTCGGCCTGCTCGCCGCCGAGATCGCGCACGAGATTCGCAATCCGCTCACCGTGATCAAGCTGCTCTACGGTTATCTGGGGCTGGACTTTCCGCCTGACGATCCGCGCCGCACCGACATGCGCGTGATTGGTGAAAAGCTCGACCAGCTCGAGGCGATTGTCTCGCGCGTGCTCAATTTTGCAAAGGCGCCGTCCGGCCTGCATTCGCCCCGGGTGCTTGCCGACATCATTGATGACACGGCGGTGTTGATTCGCTTGAAGCTCGCGCAGCACAAAATCCGGCTTCATTACGAACCACCGCCGCGGCAGTTGCGCGTTGATGTGAACAAGGGGCAAATCCAACAGGTGCTGCTCAACTTGCTGCTCAACTCGATGCAGGCCATGCCCGACGGCGGCGCGATCACGATTTCGACCGTTGTATCCGAAAATTCAATACACGTGAATGTGGCCGACAACGGGCCGGGGCTGCCTGAAAAGGTGCGCGGGCATATTTTTGACTCGTTTTTGTCGGGCCGTTCCGACGGCACGGGCTTGGGGCTGGCAATCGCAAAGCGCATCATGCTCAGCCATCACGGCGATATTGCGCTGCTCTCGACCGGCAAAACCGGCACGGCGTTCCGGCTCACGCTGCCGCGCGTGGCTTAACTTTTGGCTCGTGCGACAGCGGGGCGAATTTCACGGCGCGCTTGGCGGGCGCACCGGAAGCGTTTCATGCCTTTACCGTCCGCGACGCAGACGGCTTGTGGCTTTGGGCGGAGTGGCGGCGGTTTGGGCGGCCTCGTCGAACAGCGCCGAGTAGATGTAGTTGAAGCCGTCGAGTTTTTTGCGCTCGATGCTCGAGTTTATGAAGCGTTCGATCGAGCGCGCGTCGCGCACGTCGTCCTCGGTCACAAGCGTGAAGGCGTCGCCGGTTTTTTGGGCGCGCCCGGTGCGGCCGATGCGGTGCACGTAGTCCTCGGGGTTTTCGGGCACGTCGTAGTTGATCACGTGCGACACGTCGGCGATGTCCAGGCCGCGCGCGGCGATGTCGGTGGCCACGAGAATTTCGTATTTCCCTGACTTGAATCCCGAGAGTGCCTCAAGGCGTTCGCGCTGGTTGCGGTCGGAGTGGAGCACCCCGACCTTGCGGCCCGCGCCACGAAGGCGGCCCGCGATGCGGTCGGCGCCAAACTTTGTGCGGCTGAAAATGATGATGCTGTGGTAGTCGGTGCGCTTGAGCAGTTCGTCGAGCAGGTCGGCTTTTTGCGAGGCGACGACGGGATAAAACGCGTGCGACACTGTTTCGGCGGGCGAGCGTTGCGCGCCGATTTTCACCTCGACGGGATCGTTCAGCGCCCACGAGGCGAGCTGCGCGATTTCAGGCGGGAGCGTGGCGGTGAAGAAGAGCGTTTGCCGGGCATTGGGGCATTTTTGCACGATGCGTTTCACGTCGGGCAGGAAGCCCATGTCGAGCATGCGGTCCACTTCGTCGAGCACGAGGATTTCGATGCTGTTGAGGTTCACGGTGCCTTGCTCCATGTGGTCGAGCAGGCGGCCCGGGGTCGCGGCGAGGATGTCGACGCCGCGCTGGAGGTCGTCGCGCTGTTTTCCGTAGCCGACGCCGCCATAGACGATCGTCACGTCGAGGTCGGTGTATTCGCTGTATTCCTTGAAGGCTTCCTCGACTTGGAGCGCGAGTTCACGCGTGGGTTCGAGCACGAGGCAGCGGAGGCGTCCGTGCGAGCCGAGGCGTTGCAGGATGGGCAGCGCGAACGCGGCCGTCTTGCCCGTGCCGGTTTGCGCGGAGCCGGTCACGTCGCGTCCGGCGAGGACGTGCGGGATGGCCTGCGCCTGGATGGGCGTGGGTTCGACATAACCTTTTTGCGCGACGGCGTAGGCGATGCGATCGTTGAGGCCTAGTTTGGAAAACGGAGTGTCCTGCGGAGGCACCTCGGCGATTTGTTTTGGCGGGCCGCTGCGCAGGGGCGGTTCGTAAACGGCCTCGCGTTTTGGCTTGGGGCCTCCGCGTTGCAGCGCGCCGCCCTTGCCGCGATGGCGGGGCTCGGCGTTGCGCGTCCCGCGATGCTCCTGCGAGCGGCCTTTGCGTTGTTGCGCGGGCGCGGGGGAACCGTCCGTTTTGTGACGGGACTTGGTGTTGCGGCCACGCTGTTGCGTTTTGGAATTGGCTTTGCCGGCGGCCTTGGAGGAAGCCGGTTTCTTGGACGAAGGCGCGAGTGCTTTGCGCAGCTTCGACATGATCTTTCTTATCATATGGTTGGTGTTAAAGGGTGAAGCATCTACCAAAGCCACTGGGTTTGACAATCTTGTATATTTGCCCGCCCGCGATACCGCCATGCGCGGAAAACATAAATAATTTTGCTGTTACCAGGCCGGGATTTTCATCGTCTCAAACATTTATTGTGGCGGTTCGGGATGAAACAATGTCTGACTCTCCACTTCGCAAAATACTTTACCAAACACATCGCCTTGACTGACGACGAAAACAACCCCGCCCTAGAGCTTTCGATGCCGCGCCAGATGCGCGCGGGCCCGGCCCGGCTCATGGTTCTATCAATCGTGTTGATGCTGTGCGCGGCGGGGCCGTCGCTCCGTGCGCAGGCGCTGCAGCCCGATCTCAACAAACTCAGCGATGACACCATCATCACGCTCGACGAGCTCGTCGTTAGCAGCGAGCGCGATCCCGCCGATGAAAATTACGATTCCACCGGAATGGGCGGTCCTGACGCGGAGTTGGAGGAGGCGCCGTTTGCCGACGAATTGACCGCGAGCGAGTCGCGGCACCCGGAGGAATTTGATGTCGAGATCACCAACGAGCTCGAGCTTGCGTCCGGGGCGAGTCCCGTTGATCTCGTCACCGCGGTGAACCGCGTCAACCTTCGCGGATTTCCCACGCCGCGCCTGCGCAACGGGTTTTCGCAAACGGGAATCCCCGAGATAATAAACGTCAACCACACCCAACTCATTCAGGGCCCGATCATATCCGTGACGGGACGCGCCGCGCCGGGCGGCATCCAGAACTACATCACGGGGCGTCCGCTGGGGCGCTCGCGCGTCATGCTTTACGCGATGGGCAACAGCGTGAACGTGCGCGATGTCCGCTTTGATGAAAGCACGCCCATCATTCAGAAAAAACTCTGGCAGCGCGTGGCCGCCGGCTGGCGCCAGACAAAGGGCCCCATGAGCTTCGCGCACATTCGCACGCGCTATTTGAACGCGCAGCTCACATACAAGCACAGCCGTTCCACCAGCATTATGTTTTCGGTGGATTACCTCGAATTGGACGGAAATCCCTCCTCCGGCATTCCCGAGTATCGCGAAAAACTTTTGGGCAAAATCGTCGGCCCGTATCTGCCGCTCGCCACGTTCAATGCCTTCGGCCCGAACGCCTCCGTCGACAAGCAGCTTCTTTCCACGACACTCCAGGTCGAGACACGGCTCACCCGTCGCGTTTCCATGCGCGCCAATCTTTTCGCCTACGACCGGCGCACGACCGACGACCGCTACACCACCGGCCAGTATATTATCGAGGATGATAGGTATTCGAATCAAAGATACACGGGCAAGTTTGGCGGCACGCGTTACCCGCGACGCATCGAGCAGCCAATGCGCGCCCTCATCGGCAGCGTCGAGGCCACCGCGCGCCTTCTGGCAGGCAGGACGGACAGCAAGGTCACCCTTCGCGTCGAGCACACGCACTCCTCCTATAAACGCATCGACCGCAGGGTGCGCTCCGCCAATTCGCTTCCCGCCGATGTGCGCATATTCGATCCCTACGCGCCGAACTATTACCGTCCGGAGTTTTCCGAGGAGGCTTACGACTACTTCGTCACCAACCGCCGCGAGGCCGCCGACTACACCAGCATCGCGCTCAGCGACCGCACCGCCTTCTGGCGCGGCAAGCTCGTCGCCACCGCGGGCGGGCGCATCGACGTCATGTCGATCGATATTCACGACCGCCGTCCCAACGCCGCCCAAGAAAACGTCCACAGCAACGTGACCAAGTTCACCTGGCACGGCGGCGCCAACTACGTCGTGCGCCCGGGGCGGTTGCTTTTCTTCGCGGGCATAAGCAAGGCCGTCGAGCCGTCAACGCGTGTTGACGCGCGCACCGGGGATTTGCAGGGCAACGAAAGCACCTTCGGCTACGAAGCCGGACTCAAGGGCATGTTCTTCGACAAACGCCTCGGCGCCACGCTTCTTCTTTTTCAATATTACAACCAAAACATCTCGCGTGGAAACCCGCTCTACAACGACCCGGTGGATGATGCCGACCACACGCAGCCCCAGCTTCTCAGCGCGGTCGAGGAGCGTTTCACGGGCGGCTCGCTCGACCTGAAGGCCACCCTTGCGCGCGGCTTCACGATCACCTCGCGCATCGCCTACATCGATCCGATCACAACCAAGTCGCCGGACTTCCCCGGCGAGGTTGATCGCGTCGTCACCCGCATGCCCAAGACGACCATCGGAGTGACCGCGCGCTACACTTTTCAAAAGAGCGCGCCCAAGCTGCTCGCGGGGCTGAGCACGAGCGTAACGCTCACTCACGTCAGCGATTTTGTCGCGCACTACGGCAATTACGCGCGCGAGTATCTCGACTATCCGAGCAACACCCTCGTGAGCCTGTCCATTTCTCGCACCTGGCTGTTTGGCGACAAAAAACGCCCCATGCGGCACACGCTCAGCGCGAGCGTGCGCAACCTTTTTGATCGCGACCAGTTGAACACCCTTCATCGCATCGGCCAGCAGCGCGCCCTGACCCTGAGTTACCGGTTTCTTTGGTGATTCTGGTGATGGGGAAATGCGATCAAAACCCGCGCAGGAAATAATAGGCGCGCCCGTTTTCCTTGAATGTTCGCACAATCACAAACCCGACCTTGCGGTAGCATGCAATCGCGCGCGCGTTTTCAATCTGCGTGCACATGCTGAAAAACCGCGGCCGATATTTGTGCCGCAAGAAATCAACCGTCAGCCGGAGTGCCTGCGCGCCCACGCCTTTTTGGAGAAAGGCTGCTTCACCAATAAGAATATCCAGATCAATGCCGCCTTCGGGAATGTCGTTGAGTCCGGCTTCATCCAGCTCAGCGCGGTCTAACACATGCCAATGCACATACCCGGCCAGCATCTTATCGATGAGGATGATTCGGCTGCCGCCGTTTGATTTCGTGCTCGTTGCTTCGTCGAGCGAAGTTTCGCCCCACCATTGAACGACATGCGGGCTTCTCAACCATGAGGAGAGTCGTCCCGCGTGTTCAGCGTCGCGATAATCCACAAGCGTTACGCTATTAGTTTCAATTTTCATTTGGGGCTTTTGTTTTTCAATAAAGGTTTCGAGATAATTGCGCGTAGTCAAAGTATTCGCGTGCAGGGGCTGCCATTGCTTCGTCATTTTTCGGCGCGCTCGTTTTTCGCAACTCTTGACGCGACCGCCTGCGCGCCCAATCTCGCAGTCCTTATGCTTATAAAGCCCAAAGTTCGCGGATTCATTTGTGTCACGGCGCACCCGACCGGCTGTGCCGCCCACGTGCAGCAACAGATCGACCATGTGCTCGCCAAAGGTCCGATCAAAAACGGCCCGAAAAAAGTGCTCGTCATCGGCTCATCGACCGGTTTCGGCCTCGCCTCGCGCATCACGGCCGCCTTCGGGGCCGGCGCCGACACGCTGGGCGTTTTCTTTGAGCGCCCCTCGGACGACGGACGCCTCGGCACGCCCGGCTGGTATAACACAATCGCGTTCACCAAGGCCGCGCGCGCAGCCGGACGTTATGCGAAAAACATAAACGGCGACGCCTATTCCGACGCGATCAAGCAGCAAGCAATCGACACCATCAAGGCCGACCTCGGCCAGGTTGACCTCGTCGTTTATTCGCTCGCCTCGCCCCGCCGCCAGCATCCGCGCACCGGCGTTGTTCACAAATCCTGCCTCAAGCCCATCGGCGCCTCCTACACCGCGAAAACCGTGGACACCGACAAGGGCGTTGTCTCTGACATCACGCTCGAACCCGCCACCGAGGCCGATGTTGCCGACACCGTCGCGGTCATGGGCGGCGAGGATTGGGAAATGTGGATCGACGCGCTTCTCAAGGCCGGCGTGCTCGCGCCCGGCGCCACCTCGGTCGCGTTTTCCTACATCGGCCCCGAAGTCACCTGGCCCATCTACAAAAACGGCACCATCGGCATGGCCAAGATCGACCTTGAGCGCGCCGCCAAAAAAATCGACGCCACGCTCAAGGCGCACGGTTACGGACGCGCCTTCATCTCGGTCAACAAGGCGCTCGTCACTCAAGCCAGCTCGGCAATCCCCGTCGTGCCGCTCTACATTTCGATTCTCTACAAGGTGATGAAGGCAAAGGGCCTTCACGAGGGCTGCATCGAGCAAATGCAACGCCTCTTCGCCACGCAGATGTATAACGACTCCGCGCTCACATTCGACGATGGCGGGCGCGTGCGCGTCGACGATCTGGAAATGCGCGCTGACGTGCAGGGGGAAACCGCGGAAATCTGGCCGCGCGTAACAACCGAAACCCTCGACGAACTCACCGATATTGCCGGCTACCGCAGCGAGTTTCTGCGCCTGTTCGGTTTCGGCCTGCCCGGTGTCAACTACGACGTCGCGGTCGAGCCGCACCAAACGATGCCGGAATAACGCGGCGCCGGCGTGCGCACACCAACACCCGGCATCGGTAAGTTCCGGAATCCCAAATTCC
This genomic interval carries:
- a CDS encoding DEAD/DEAH box helicase, with the protein product MPPQDTPFSKLGLNDRIAYAVAQKGYVEPTPIQAQAIPHVLAGRDVTGSAQTGTGKTAAFALPILQRLGSHGRLRCLVLEPTRELALQVEEAFKEYSEYTDLDVTIVYGGVGYGKQRDDLQRGVDILAATPGRLLDHMEQGTVNLNSIEILVLDEVDRMLDMGFLPDVKRIVQKCPNARQTLFFTATLPPEIAQLASWALNDPVEVKIGAQRSPAETVSHAFYPVVASQKADLLDELLKRTDYHSIIIFSRTKFGADRIAGRLRGAGRKVGVLHSDRNQRERLEALSGFKSGKYEILVATDIAARGLDIADVSHVINYDVPENPEDYVHRIGRTGRAQKTGDAFTLVTEDDVRDARSIERFINSSIERKKLDGFNYIYSALFDEAAQTAATPPKATSRLRRGR
- a CDS encoding DUF294 nucleotidyltransferase-like domain-containing protein, with the protein product MSAPKNMIPGRIADALMRFPPFSMLPAESVAELAAEADVWVVPMGDYIWRQGANPSGEVLFLAQGRVEYIWDNEGQSERVDVRDVGDVLGLSALVRNEANRVSAQAVEDSMLYSLSWAMLRAMLEKNDEARNYVRRHLSWAVRVGSQIHYSDEPTESHMAGRAKNILQSHLDGAQIIQPRPIERLLTCGPDAEIGRAAALISAKRVPSILVVDSERRPLGIVSSNALVKNVVVDGMPKTEPVSRIMAKPVCTVSPNSSATAAMLIMLRERIGQVCVTEDGTPNTKALDVCTHKDLLAQTGHHPAGLLREIRFAKSNARFRELCDEIENIARSYLDAGVSAIYVGQICAELYDELTQRLVDLSTDELQGEGVSLPRGVAWAWMSVGSDGRREQILRTDMDNAIVFAPSKTQEEDEAARAIFTRLAARVIDKLVAAGFARCQGGVMALNPRWCRTTNEWLDEIASFNADIDGDGLLRATILYDLRHVAGDRALCDRLRERIFATASADTPLQRRLAQTIVDNTPPLNFIGRFVIEKLGVGGSSEFDLKNRGMGPLRDAARLFSLHYKLNRRYSTGGRWEELRRVVPERAELASLARDAYDFLLGLRTLNGLRRGDSGRTLDPSTLTKIERAQLSSVFDVVRTVQHAVQFQFSIDGRI
- a CDS encoding TonB-dependent receptor, which encodes MTDDENNPALELSMPRQMRAGPARLMVLSIVLMLCAAGPSLRAQALQPDLNKLSDDTIITLDELVVSSERDPADENYDSTGMGGPDAELEEAPFADELTASESRHPEEFDVEITNELELASGASPVDLVTAVNRVNLRGFPTPRLRNGFSQTGIPEIINVNHTQLIQGPIISVTGRAAPGGIQNYITGRPLGRSRVMLYAMGNSVNVRDVRFDESTPIIQKKLWQRVAAGWRQTKGPMSFAHIRTRYLNAQLTYKHSRSTSIMFSVDYLELDGNPSSGIPEYREKLLGKIVGPYLPLATFNAFGPNASVDKQLLSTTLQVETRLTRRVSMRANLFAYDRRTTDDRYTTGQYIIEDDRYSNQRYTGKFGGTRYPRRIEQPMRALIGSVEATARLLAGRTDSKVTLRVEHTHSSYKRIDRRVRSANSLPADVRIFDPYAPNYYRPEFSEEAYDYFVTNRREAADYTSIALSDRTAFWRGKLVATAGGRIDVMSIDIHDRRPNAAQENVHSNVTKFTWHGGANYVVRPGRLLFFAGISKAVEPSTRVDARTGDLQGNESTFGYEAGLKGMFFDKRLGATLLLFQYYNQNISRGNPLYNDPVDDADHTQPQLLSAVEERFTGGSLDLKATLARGFTITSRIAYIDPITTKSPDFPGEVDRVVTRMPKTTIGVTARYTFQKSAPKLLAGLSTSVTLTHVSDFVAHYGNYAREYLDYPSNTLVSLSISRTWLFGDKKRPMRHTLSASVRNLFDRDQLNTLHRIGQQRALTLSYRFLW
- the fabV gene encoding enoyl-ACP reductase FabV; amino-acid sequence: MLIKPKVRGFICVTAHPTGCAAHVQQQIDHVLAKGPIKNGPKKVLVIGSSTGFGLASRITAAFGAGADTLGVFFERPSDDGRLGTPGWYNTIAFTKAARAAGRYAKNINGDAYSDAIKQQAIDTIKADLGQVDLVVYSLASPRRQHPRTGVVHKSCLKPIGASYTAKTVDTDKGVVSDITLEPATEADVADTVAVMGGEDWEMWIDALLKAGVLAPGATSVAFSYIGPEVTWPIYKNGTIGMAKIDLERAAKKIDATLKAHGYGRAFISVNKALVTQASSAIPVVPLYISILYKVMKAKGLHEGCIEQMQRLFATQMYNDSALTFDDGGRVRVDDLEMRADVQGETAEIWPRVTTETLDELTDIAGYRSEFLRLFGFGLPGVNYDVAVEPHQTMPE
- a CDS encoding GAF domain-containing protein yields the protein MPSENHSFEFEAVDDPRALAPLYFIASLALGDCKTDVALQKILDCVTGAFGATSGYIALLDPDTGRLEIEVQKNMPDGAREFALRPGQGVTGWVFAHAVPRLVPDTKAEPRHISIRPGARCVMAAPLGDGEGRVTGIINIDHDKRGAFNENDLAFFARLAREAAAVITRLWQLGQLRGKARQLESLIGIGRTLVAKVEQHELFAALARDTQAITQNYASALYLYQPARDSVTLAAFSSPGRRPGLPPSEIPLDSSLVASVIRTRRQLDFANIRGPDYLALDDIPRDTGLHSALASPMICEGELLGVLAVFTDRAHRFSNDEKRMLDVLASLGAVALQNARLYSRVFQGEALLRKNEQLTTLGLLAAEIAHEIRNPLTVIKLLYGYLGLDFPPDDPRRTDMRVIGEKLDQLEAIVSRVLNFAKAPSGLHSPRVLADIIDDTAVLIRLKLAQHKIRLHYEPPPRQLRVDVNKGQIQQVLLNLLLNSMQAMPDGGAITISTVVSENSIHVNVADNGPGLPEKVRGHIFDSFLSGRSDGTGLGLAIAKRIMLSHHGDIALLSTGKTGTAFRLTLPRVA
- a CDS encoding GNAT family N-acetyltransferase, with translation MVDLLLHVGGTAGRVRRDTNESANFGLYKHKDCEIGRAGGRVKSCEKRARRKMTKQWQPLHANTLTTRNYLETFIEKQKPQMKIETNSVTLVDYRDAEHAGRLSSWLRSPHVVQWWGETSLDEATSTKSNGGSRIILIDKMLAGYVHWHVLDRAELDEAGLNDIPEGGIDLDILIGEAAFLQKGVGAQALRLTVDFLRHKYRPRFFSMCTQIENARAIACYRKVGFVIVRTFKENGRAYYFLRGF